The following coding sequences are from one Motacilla alba alba isolate MOTALB_02 chromosome 4, Motacilla_alba_V1.0_pri, whole genome shotgun sequence window:
- the DAPP1 gene encoding dual adapter for phosphotyrosine and 3-phosphotyrosine and 3-phosphoinositide isoform X2 — MHFANQPLIGSETGTLIVLKHPYPRQVEEPSIYESVRVHTAMQTGRTESDLVPNAPSLGTKEGYLIKQGKIVKNWKTRWFTLHRNELKYFKDQTATEPIRALDLTECSAVQFDYSQERVNCFCLVFPLRTYYLCAKTGIEADEWIKILRWKLSQIRKQLEERNAALSS; from the exons ATGCATTTTGCAAACCAGCCTTTAATTGGAAGTGAAACAG GAACTTTAATTGTATTGAAGCATCCCTACCCACGGCAAGTGGAGGAACCTTCCATTTATGAGTCAGTCCGAGTTCACACTGCAATGCAGACAGGAAGGACAGAAAGTGACCTTGTCCCAAATGCTCCCTCA CTTGGTACCAAAGAAGGATATTTGATAAAACAAGGCAAAATAGTCAAG AACTGGAAAACAAGGTGGTTTACACTGCATAGGAATGAACTGAAGTACTTCAAAGACCAGACA GCTACGGAACCAATTCGAGCACTTGACTTAACTGAATGCTCAGCTGTGCAATTTGACTATTCCCAGGAAAGAGTCAATTGTTTCTG TTTAGTGTTCCCACTAAGGACATACTACCTGTGTGCAAAAACTGGGATAGAAGCTGACGAGTGGATTAAAATCCTGCGGTGGAAACTG TCACAGATACggaagcagctggaggagcgCAACGCCGCCCTCAGTTCCTAG